One genomic segment of Nitratidesulfovibrio sp. includes these proteins:
- a CDS encoding ComEC/Rec2 family competence protein, with protein sequence MHQPSPQPLPAPPLPPLLFRQACLLAALAGLAALPPRGEPVWAVTAAVLLWLGMGARARGLARVTVYALCFCAGLGAAWLREPGPPPQTPAWADTGHPVRFSGTVAECTPTTDGRIRLLLRDVQPELDTPQAGGDDNAVPTTTPSATAPTAMPGAGPGTAPSAMDMESVPLPGLLALSWQSPPLRPAPGTRLTVTAAVAPMRGLANPGGDDSAAFWASRDVRFRAWTTRAKGAPRVQGTPSAGWTFRENLRTAMLRAIALHGGSEGGRPDTGNGDEAAAVTTESPPQKGTDAKPHRRATTGASASGTSAPESTPDAAPGNAPDPPTPAGAFLPALVLGDRFHLDSRDLDLVARASLIHAIALSGMHLCAAAALGAGLALLAGRMAPGVYLRIPRRKLALACSLPPALAYVWLGGAPPSLVRAALMLVFWAWLYWRGRPQVLLDGLLWAVCVIVLFDPGAADDLSLQLSACAVAGIALAKPLAALLPRRLRELGGLGGSASPGDRDDGGGGNRRDGIGNAVGTAASGTGGRPLRHPAQTSRTRRTSLTSRTWRSRLVVYAARTLWVTLCIQVILLPLSARVFGTSSPWFALNLLFLPLIDGVALPLGLAGMAVAPAAPDVAGWLLLVARWPFDLLLVSLRGLDNAGLLGNPQLLRPHPAAMLGLWVLLGAAVLHVSGRAADDSVEHGNGQASDAPRRRAALLLAAGALLVLGPVWPRFVAATDPAVRLAVLDVGQGQSVALDWGAGRMLVDGGGTASRSWDTGRRVVAPALTDNRPPRLDAVAWSHPDRDHLRGLLYVIDTFAVRRVAGNGDAPRGEDGARLAAILRHARLIGHHEERWHAGQRISLADGLELEVLHPPLPQAVGPAFDGNDASLVLRLTAPDGQNRRDDHDGKDGRGARRGLALIPGDAGDPAIRALLETGADLSAEVLVLPHHGGRRKLLPQLLDAVRPAMAVASAGYRNRWGFPVADTRAALAARNIPLLVTAESGQVLARWDAQGAKGTGWINGTGGELAWPGPATVTTARDKDGDDADGGQ encoded by the coding sequence ATGCACCAGCCATCCCCGCAGCCCCTGCCCGCTCCGCCCCTGCCGCCGCTGCTGTTTCGGCAGGCCTGCCTGCTGGCAGCGCTGGCAGGGTTGGCCGCACTGCCGCCACGGGGCGAACCCGTGTGGGCCGTTACGGCGGCGGTGCTGCTGTGGCTGGGCATGGGAGCTCGGGCGCGCGGCCTGGCCCGCGTGACCGTGTACGCGCTGTGCTTCTGCGCCGGACTGGGCGCGGCGTGGCTGCGCGAACCCGGACCGCCGCCGCAAACGCCCGCCTGGGCCGACACCGGCCACCCGGTGCGCTTCAGCGGCACGGTGGCGGAGTGCACTCCCACCACCGACGGACGTATCCGCCTGCTGCTGCGCGATGTGCAGCCAGAGTTGGACACCCCACAGGCGGGCGGCGATGACAACGCCGTGCCCACAACCACACCATCCGCCACCGCCCCCACGGCGATGCCGGGTGCCGGGCCGGGCACTGCGCCGTCCGCCATGGACATGGAATCCGTGCCCCTGCCGGGATTGCTGGCCCTTTCGTGGCAAAGCCCACCCCTGCGGCCCGCGCCGGGCACCCGCCTGACCGTCACCGCCGCAGTGGCCCCCATGCGCGGGCTGGCCAACCCCGGCGGCGACGACAGCGCGGCGTTCTGGGCCTCGCGCGATGTGCGCTTCCGCGCCTGGACCACCCGCGCCAAGGGCGCGCCCCGCGTGCAGGGCACGCCGTCCGCAGGCTGGACGTTCCGCGAGAATCTGCGCACCGCCATGTTGCGGGCCATCGCCCTGCACGGAGGCTCCGAGGGAGGCAGGCCGGACACCGGAAACGGCGACGAGGCGGCAGCCGTCACCACGGAGTCGCCGCCACAAAAGGGGACGGACGCAAAGCCCCACCGCAGGGCCACGACAGGGGCTTCCGCGTCGGGAACATCCGCGCCGGAATCCACCCCTGACGCCGCGCCCGGCAACGCCCCCGATCCGCCCACCCCGGCGGGCGCCTTTCTGCCCGCGCTGGTGCTGGGCGACCGCTTTCATTTGGACAGCCGCGACCTGGACCTTGTGGCCCGCGCCTCGCTGATCCACGCCATCGCCCTTTCGGGCATGCACCTGTGCGCGGCGGCGGCGCTGGGTGCCGGGCTTGCCCTGCTGGCCGGACGCATGGCCCCCGGCGTGTACCTGCGCATTCCGCGCCGCAAGCTGGCCCTGGCCTGCTCGCTGCCGCCCGCGCTGGCCTATGTCTGGCTGGGCGGCGCGCCGCCCTCTCTGGTGCGCGCGGCACTGATGCTGGTATTCTGGGCGTGGCTGTACTGGCGGGGCAGGCCTCAGGTGCTGCTGGACGGCCTGCTGTGGGCGGTGTGCGTCATCGTGCTGTTCGACCCCGGCGCAGCGGACGACCTGTCGTTGCAGCTTTCCGCCTGCGCGGTGGCGGGCATTGCCCTGGCCAAACCACTGGCCGCCCTGCTGCCCCGCCGACTGCGCGAACTGGGTGGTCTGGGTGGGTCGGCATCCCCCGGTGACCGGGATGACGGAGGCGGCGGCAACCGCCGGGACGGCATCGGAAACGCAGTCGGCACCGCCGCATCGGGCACGGGTGGCCGCCCTCTTCGGCATCCGGCCCAAACCTCACGCACCAGGCGGACCTCCCTGACCTCACGCACATGGCGCTCCCGCCTTGTCGTATACGCCGCGCGCACCCTGTGGGTGACCCTGTGCATCCAGGTGATTCTGCTGCCCCTTTCCGCGCGGGTCTTCGGCACGTCCAGCCCGTGGTTCGCGCTGAACCTGCTGTTCCTGCCGCTCATCGACGGCGTGGCGCTGCCGCTGGGCCTTGCGGGCATGGCCGTTGCCCCGGCGGCACCGGATGTGGCGGGATGGCTGCTGCTGGTGGCCCGCTGGCCGTTCGACCTGCTGCTGGTTTCGCTGCGCGGGCTGGACAACGCGGGCCTGCTGGGCAACCCCCAACTGCTGCGCCCCCACCCCGCCGCCATGCTGGGGCTGTGGGTGCTGCTGGGTGCGGCGGTGCTGCATGTGTCCGGGCGTGCGGCAGATGACAGCGTCGAGCATGGGAATGGGCAGGCATCGGACGCACCACGTCGCCGCGCCGCCCTGTTGCTGGCCGCCGGGGCGCTGCTGGTGCTGGGACCGGTGTGGCCGCGCTTCGTCGCCGCCACGGACCCTGCCGTACGACTGGCCGTGCTGGACGTGGGGCAGGGGCAGTCCGTGGCGCTGGATTGGGGCGCTGGGCGCATGCTGGTGGACGGTGGGGGCACGGCCTCGCGCTCGTGGGACACCGGGCGCCGCGTGGTGGCCCCGGCCCTGACCGACAACCGCCCGCCCCGGCTGGACGCGGTGGCCTGGTCGCACCCGGACCGCGACCATTTGCGGGGACTTTTGTACGTCATCGACACCTTTGCCGTGCGCCGGGTGGCGGGCAACGGTGATGCCCCGCGCGGCGAGGATGGCGCGCGGCTGGCCGCCATCCTGCGCCATGCCCGACTGATCGGACACCACGAGGAACGCTGGCATGCCGGGCAGCGCATATCCCTTGCGGACGGGCTGGAACTGGAAGTGCTGCACCCGCCCCTGCCGCAGGCGGTTGGCCCCGCCTTTGACGGCAACGACGCCTCGCTGGTGCTGCGGCTGACGGCACCTGACGGCCAGAATCGGCGGGATGACCACGATGGAAAGGACGGGCGAGGCGCGCGGCGCGGACTGGCGCTGATTCCCGGCGATGCGGGCGACCCGGCCATCCGCGCCCTGCTGGAAACCGGGGCGGATCTTTCGGCGGAAGTGCTGGTGCTGCCCCACCACGGCGGCAGGCGCAAGCTGCTGCCGCAACTGCTGGACGCGGTGCGCCCCGCCATGGCCGTGGCCAGCGCGGGCTACCGCAACCGCTGGGGCTTTCCCGTGGCGGACACCCGCGCCGCGCTGGCGGCACGGAACATCCCCCTGCTGGTAACGGCGGAATCGGGCCAGGTGCTGGCCCGATGGGATGCGCAGGGGGCGAAGGGAACAGGCTGGATCAACGGTACCGGCGGGGAACTCGCATGGCCCGGCCCGGCCACCGTCACCACTGCCCGTGATAAAGACGGCGACGACGCGGACGGCGGGCAGTAG
- the murA gene encoding UDP-N-acetylglucosamine 1-carboxyvinyltransferase, which translates to MDKLVIQGGVPLRGTIAVSGSKNAALPILMASILAEEPITYTNVPRLRDIFTTNKLLGILGCPAEFDGHTVTVTPCDLKPEAPYDLVKTMRASVLCLGPLLARLGEARVALPGGCAIGARPVDLHLTALEKMGATFDLESGYIQGHCKKLRGAHIHFDFPTVGGTENLLMAATLAEGETILENVAREPEVVDLTNFLIACGAKIEGHGSSIIKVQGVARLGGCEYRIMPDRIEAGTFMVAAGITGGDLLLTDCPFEELEAVIAKLRDMGLVIEREGARDVRVTHNGHLRARDVTTRPFPGFPTDMQAQLMALMTIASGAGVVEETIFENRFMHVPELVRMGADVKLSGHSAMVRGVQKLIGAPVMASDLRASASLVLAGLAAHGETHVQRIYHLDRGYERIEDKLNAVGARITRMPE; encoded by the coding sequence ATGGACAAGCTCGTCATCCAAGGCGGCGTGCCCCTGCGCGGCACCATCGCCGTCAGCGGTTCCAAGAACGCCGCCCTGCCCATCCTGATGGCCTCGATCCTGGCCGAAGAACCCATCACCTACACCAACGTGCCGCGCCTGCGCGACATCTTCACCACCAACAAGCTGCTGGGCATCCTTGGCTGCCCGGCGGAGTTCGACGGCCACACCGTCACCGTGACCCCGTGCGACCTGAAGCCGGAAGCCCCCTACGACCTGGTGAAGACCATGCGCGCCTCGGTGCTGTGCCTTGGCCCGCTGCTGGCGCGCCTTGGCGAGGCCCGCGTGGCCCTGCCCGGCGGCTGCGCCATCGGCGCGCGCCCGGTGGACCTGCACCTGACCGCGCTGGAAAAGATGGGGGCCACCTTCGACCTCGAATCCGGCTACATCCAGGGCCATTGCAAGAAGCTGCGCGGCGCGCACATCCACTTCGACTTCCCCACCGTGGGCGGCACCGAAAACCTGCTCATGGCCGCCACCCTGGCCGAGGGCGAGACCATACTGGAAAACGTTGCCCGCGAACCGGAAGTGGTGGACCTGACCAACTTTCTCATTGCCTGCGGGGCAAAGATCGAGGGGCACGGCTCCAGCATCATCAAGGTGCAGGGCGTTGCGCGCCTTGGCGGGTGCGAATACCGCATCATGCCCGACCGCATCGAGGCGGGCACCTTCATGGTGGCGGCGGGCATCACCGGCGGCGATCTGCTGCTGACCGACTGCCCCTTCGAGGAACTGGAGGCGGTCATCGCCAAGCTGCGCGACATGGGGCTTGTGATCGAGCGCGAAGGCGCCCGCGACGTGCGCGTGACCCACAACGGGCACCTGCGCGCCCGCGACGTGACCACCCGCCCCTTCCCCGGCTTTCCCACCGACATGCAGGCCCAGCTCATGGCGCTGATGACCATTGCCAGCGGCGCGGGCGTGGTGGAGGAAACCATCTTCGAGAACCGCTTCATGCACGTGCCGGAACTGGTGCGCATGGGCGCGGACGTCAAGCTGTCCGGCCACTCCGCCATGGTGCGCGGCGTGCAGAAGCTCATCGGCGCGCCGGTCATGGCGTCGGACCTGCGGGCCAGCGCCTCGCTGGTGCTGGCGGGCCTGGCCGCCCATGGCGAAACCCATGTCCAGCGCATCTACCATCTGGATCGTGGCTACGAACGCATCGAGGATAAACTGAACGCCGTGGGCGCACGCATCACGCGCATGCCGGAATAG
- a CDS encoding ATP-binding protein → MPQKAPRHLLTGIQTRLGLLITLVTTVMLVVFMVTDYTAASLKLHREIEDFARRLAVRTARQLQVPAWNLDAMSISAVIAAEMEDQRVYAVALFERDGTTLLGGMQRDGDWRPVPWSGAINGDSGGDFITEREVLAHHGEEIGSVVVMVSPRGIDDALSAMVRENAVRVTLMGFVLVVLIILILRRTVVVPVAGLALVARKVAEERNYALRAARHGHDEIGLLVDAFNTMLEQVERHERQLTVQQGELERTVRERTTALDTAKARVERASRAKNEFLAGVTHELRTPMNAVIGMVDITLCTDLSPKQREYLNLVRSSARSLLGVVNGVLDFSKLEAGRLTLESIPFRTRDLLEEITDLFHDRLAIKDIELVVDIDTGVPPVLVGDPLRLRQVLVNLAANAFKFTERGEVVIRVGLADTGPDILGGAGGGAGSDTEGPEKDAAPRVRTRGPNGGAALAFSVRDTGIGIAPEARERLFESYSQADVSVSRRFGGTGLGLSIVRALVQLMGGDVGVESEPGRGSTFRFTARFGLPHEQEAPAPHHPALEGKLALVAEGNPTCARVLARLLAQLGVRCQVAPDVAALRAALHHGPEQVAAPGHMRDHTVDHMMDHAADHVVPAPHDDQDACLAPAAWDFVLCGLYLPVIGATNEGATAPLAAPECAGEQGDIPSTCAASTILMHLREEGVPVPPLLVAAAMGREPDAETAARLGVLAVLIKPVKLNALREAALRTVSPEPEQCAGTGTRGGAKPAAGLAPAAPRSINANAGTAHAPPGKRAPAQPDPAPPVLLAPDQPVLPDPVLHDARVLLVDDNPINRAVATEMLHAAGVAVEAVASGEAALDTLARSPRLTDGADAQAPPFDAVLLDIQMPGMDGYQTATAIRARNASGGLRLRPGAPVIAFTARVEGEDEEALHRAGIVTRLPKPVERRELLATLRRHLPARPAADASQSDSTESGADSPDMHAERSASALPTPQTANGKPATGHRPAPEDLPPSLPGLDVTSGVRRMNGKAWLYLRVLGSFVGAYSGAGEEMRGLLAAATKQSDSIGADAGAAAWRTLSERAHAMAGAAGSISANEVREAARALEHLGLLLAGDLPPTEADMGDAAIARDASAHDLVERFDEAVRTACRSIHTLLDAHGG, encoded by the coding sequence ATGCCCCAAAAGGCCCCACGCCATCTGCTCACCGGCATCCAGACCCGGCTCGGCCTGCTGATCACGCTGGTCACCACCGTCATGCTGGTGGTGTTCATGGTCACGGACTACACCGCCGCCAGCCTCAAGCTGCATCGCGAGATCGAGGACTTCGCGCGGCGTCTGGCCGTGCGCACCGCCCGCCAGTTGCAGGTGCCCGCGTGGAATCTGGACGCCATGTCCATCTCCGCCGTCATCGCGGCGGAGATGGAGGACCAGCGGGTGTACGCGGTGGCCCTGTTCGAACGCGACGGGACCACCCTGCTCGGCGGCATGCAGCGTGACGGAGACTGGCGCCCCGTACCGTGGAGCGGCGCCATCAACGGCGACTCCGGGGGCGACTTCATCACCGAGCGCGAGGTGCTGGCCCACCACGGCGAAGAAATCGGCAGCGTGGTGGTGATGGTCTCACCGCGCGGCATCGACGACGCCCTGTCCGCCATGGTGCGCGAGAACGCCGTGCGCGTGACCCTGATGGGCTTCGTGCTGGTGGTGCTGATCATCCTCATCCTGCGGCGCACGGTGGTGGTGCCCGTGGCCGGGCTGGCCCTGGTGGCCCGCAAGGTGGCCGAAGAACGCAACTACGCCCTGCGCGCCGCCCGGCACGGCCATGACGAGATAGGCCTGCTGGTGGACGCCTTCAACACCATGCTCGAACAGGTGGAGCGCCACGAGCGCCAACTGACCGTGCAGCAGGGCGAACTGGAACGCACGGTGCGCGAACGCACCACGGCACTGGACACGGCGAAGGCCCGCGTGGAACGCGCCAGCCGCGCCAAGAACGAATTCCTGGCCGGGGTCACCCACGAATTGCGCACCCCCATGAATGCCGTCATCGGCATGGTGGATATCACCCTTTGCACCGATCTTTCGCCCAAGCAACGAGAATATCTGAACCTTGTCCGTTCATCGGCCCGCTCGCTGCTGGGCGTGGTGAACGGCGTGCTGGACTTTTCCAAGCTGGAGGCCGGGCGGCTGACCCTGGAATCCATCCCCTTCCGCACCCGCGACCTGCTGGAAGAAATCACCGACCTGTTCCATGACCGCCTGGCCATCAAGGACATCGAACTGGTGGTGGACATCGACACCGGCGTGCCTCCGGTGCTGGTGGGTGATCCGCTGCGGCTGCGGCAGGTGCTGGTGAACCTGGCCGCCAACGCCTTCAAGTTCACCGAACGGGGCGAGGTGGTCATCCGCGTGGGGCTGGCCGACACCGGGCCGGACATACTGGGAGGCGCGGGGGGCGGGGCCGGAAGCGACACGGAAGGCCCGGAGAAAGACGCGGCACCCCGCGTCCGGACCCGTGGCCCGAACGGCGGCGCGGCACTGGCCTTCTCGGTGCGCGATACCGGCATCGGCATCGCGCCGGAGGCACGCGAGCGACTGTTCGAATCGTACAGCCAGGCCGATGTTTCAGTGTCGCGCCGCTTCGGCGGCACGGGGCTTGGGCTGTCCATAGTGCGCGCGCTGGTGCAGCTCATGGGCGGCGATGTGGGCGTGGAAAGCGAGCCCGGCCGGGGCAGCACCTTCCGCTTCACCGCCCGGTTCGGGCTGCCGCACGAGCAGGAGGCGCCCGCCCCGCACCACCCGGCGCTGGAAGGAAAGCTGGCGCTGGTGGCCGAGGGCAACCCCACCTGTGCACGCGTGCTGGCCCGGCTGCTGGCGCAACTGGGGGTGCGCTGCCAGGTGGCGCCCGACGTGGCCGCCCTGCGCGCGGCGCTGCATCACGGCCCGGAGCAGGTCGCCGCCCCCGGACACATGCGGGATCACACGGTGGACCACATGATGGACCACGCGGCGGACCATGTCGTGCCCGCCCCGCACGACGACCAGGACGCCTGCCTCGCGCCAGCCGCCTGGGACTTCGTGCTCTGCGGCCTGTACCTGCCGGTCATCGGGGCCACCAACGAGGGCGCGACCGCCCCGCTGGCCGCACCGGAATGCGCAGGCGAGCAGGGCGACATCCCCAGCACATGCGCTGCCTCCACCATTCTCATGCACCTGCGCGAGGAAGGGGTGCCCGTGCCGCCGCTGCTGGTGGCTGCGGCCATGGGCCGCGAGCCGGACGCGGAAACCGCCGCCCGCCTTGGCGTGCTGGCTGTGCTGATCAAACCCGTGAAGCTGAACGCCCTGCGCGAGGCGGCCCTGCGCACCGTCAGCCCCGAACCGGAACAATGCGCCGGAACGGGTACGCGGGGCGGCGCAAAGCCCGCTGCCGGGCTGGCACCCGCCGCGCCCCGGAGCATCAATGCCAACGCTGGCACCGCCCATGCGCCGCCCGGCAAGAGAGCCCCGGCCCAGCCCGACCCGGCCCCGCCTGTACTGCTCGCCCCTGACCAGCCTGTACTGCCCGACCCGGTCCTGCATGACGCCCGCGTGCTGCTGGTGGACGACAACCCCATCAACCGCGCCGTGGCCACGGAAATGCTGCACGCCGCAGGGGTGGCGGTAGAGGCGGTTGCCTCGGGCGAGGCGGCGCTGGACACGCTGGCCCGTTCCCCCCGTCTCACTGACGGGGCGGATGCACAGGCCCCCCCCTTCGACGCCGTGCTGCTGGACATCCAGATGCCGGGCATGGACGGCTACCAGACCGCCACGGCCATCCGCGCGCGCAATGCCTCCGGCGGCCTGCGTCTGCGGCCCGGCGCCCCGGTCATTGCCTTTACCGCGCGGGTGGAAGGCGAGGATGAAGAGGCCCTGCATCGGGCGGGCATCGTCACCCGGCTGCCCAAACCCGTGGAGCGCCGGGAACTGCTGGCCACCCTGCGCCGCCACCTGCCCGCGCGCCCGGCTGCGGACGCCTCGCAATCGGACAGCACGGAATCGGGCGCGGACTCACCGGACATGCACGCCGAACGCTCCGCGTCAGCGCTCCCCACGCCGCAAACCGCCAACGGCAAGCCCGCAACGGGCCACCGCCCCGCGCCGGAAGACCTGCCCCCCTCCCTGCCGGGGCTGGACGTGACCAGCGGCGTGCGCCGCATGAACGGCAAGGCCTGGCTGTACTTGCGGGTGCTGGGCAGCTTCGTGGGCGCCTATTCCGGAGCGGGCGAGGAAATGCGGGGATTGCTGGCCGCCGCCACGAAACAGTCTGATTCCATCGGGGCGGATGCCGGTGCCGCCGCGTGGCGCACGCTGTCGGAGCGTGCCCACGCCATGGCGGGCGCGGCGGGCAGCATATCCGCCAACGAGGTGCGCGAGGCGGCCCGCGCCCTGGAGCATCTGGGCCTGCTGCTGGCGGGCGACCTGCCCCCGACCGAGGCGGATATGGGGGATGCGGCCATCGCGCGGGATGCATCCGCGCACGACCTTGTGGAGCGTTTCGACGAGGCGGTGCGCACCGCCTGCCGCAGCATCCACACCCTGCTGGATGCCCATGGCGGATAG
- the murJ gene encoding murein biosynthesis integral membrane protein MurJ yields the protein MTPPPVQAAPIGTPPPSASLARNAATVAGATLVSRVLGYARDALTAHILGAGAGADAFFVAFRLPNLMRRLLGEGAVSLAFTPAFVRLREGEGDARAFAFGRGVVLRALVPLALLCLLGMALAHPLALLLAPGFGAPSSSLPDAPPGVAERAAHLLRICLPYGVAATCAALCAGMLHAHGRFLPPALAPAVLNLVVMATGGLALAGFGDAATLLACGVLAGGVAQLGLQLPALHRLGLRWRAPLPTRDPQAGDAARALPAGVFGASAQQLNVLACTLLASFLSEGSVTALYYAERLMEFPLGVFGVAVGTAALPALSALSTQSGQTARSVQPGQSGQSAPSAQSAPSAQSAPSAQSAQSGTAPPHAAFRRVLGDGLRLSLFISLPSALGLAAVAAPLVALLFGHGAFDRHAVDATVAALLAYAPGIPAFAVTRPLLAACNARQATGAPVVAGLASVAVTLGLGALLLGPLGVAGPALAASCAAWINAACLVLALRRGGVPVDLHPRAALLHTALACAACLPAWWLAGACSGTEWAAPTLHPAVRLALGVPLAALLYLVLALCCRSHDARALLRVVRSGKTG from the coding sequence ATGACGCCACCCCCAGTTCAGGCCGCCCCGATCGGCACGCCCCCCCCCAGCGCTTCCCTGGCCCGCAATGCCGCCACCGTTGCCGGGGCCACGCTGGTGTCGCGGGTGCTGGGCTACGCGCGCGATGCGCTGACCGCGCACATCCTGGGCGCGGGTGCCGGGGCGGACGCCTTTTTCGTGGCCTTCCGCCTGCCCAACCTCATGCGCCGCCTGCTCGGCGAGGGAGCGGTGTCGCTGGCGTTCACCCCCGCCTTCGTGCGCCTGCGCGAGGGCGAGGGCGATGCGCGGGCCTTTGCCTTCGGGCGCGGGGTGGTGCTGCGCGCGCTGGTACCCCTGGCCCTGCTGTGCCTGCTGGGCATGGCCCTGGCCCATCCCCTGGCCCTGCTGCTGGCCCCCGGCTTTGGCGCGCCCAGCAGCAGTCTGCCGGACGCTCCGCCGGGCGTGGCGGAGCGGGCCGCGCACCTTCTGCGCATCTGCCTGCCCTACGGGGTGGCCGCCACCTGCGCGGCGCTGTGCGCGGGCATGCTGCACGCCCACGGACGCTTTCTGCCGCCCGCGCTGGCCCCGGCGGTGCTCAACCTGGTGGTCATGGCCACCGGCGGGCTTGCCCTGGCCGGTTTCGGCGACGCAGCCACCCTGCTGGCCTGCGGCGTGCTGGCGGGCGGCGTGGCCCAATTGGGTCTGCAACTGCCCGCCCTGCACCGCCTGGGCCTGCGCTGGCGCGCCCCCCTGCCCACCCGCGACCCGCAGGCAGGTGACGCGGCCCGCGCCCTGCCCGCCGGGGTGTTCGGTGCATCCGCCCAGCAGCTCAACGTGCTGGCCTGCACCCTGCTGGCCTCGTTCCTGTCCGAAGGCAGCGTCACCGCGCTGTACTATGCGGAACGGCTGATGGAATTTCCGCTGGGGGTGTTCGGCGTGGCCGTGGGCACGGCCGCCCTGCCTGCCCTTTCCGCCCTTTCAACACAGTCCGGGCAAACCGCCAGATCGGTGCAGCCTGGGCAATCAGGGCAATCTGCCCCGTCGGCCCAGTCCGCCCCTTCTGCCCAGTCCGCCCCGTCTGCCCAGTCCGCACAGTCCGGCACCGCGCCGCCGCACGCTGCATTCCGCCGGGTGCTGGGCGACGGCCTGCGCCTGTCCCTGTTCATCAGCCTGCCCTCGGCCCTGGGCCTTGCCGCCGTGGCCGCGCCATTGGTGGCCCTGCTGTTCGGGCACGGGGCCTTTGACCGCCATGCCGTGGACGCCACGGTGGCCGCGCTGCTGGCCTACGCACCGGGCATCCCGGCCTTTGCCGTCACCCGCCCACTGCTGGCCGCCTGCAACGCCCGCCAGGCAACGGGGGCTCCGGTGGTGGCGGGGCTGGCCTCGGTGGCGGTCACGCTGGGCCTTGGCGCGCTGCTGCTGGGGCCGCTGGGGGTGGCCGGTCCCGCGCTGGCCGCCAGTTGCGCGGCATGGATCAACGCGGCCTGCCTGGTCCTGGCCTTGCGGCGGGGCGGCGTCCCCGTGGATCTGCACCCCCGCGCCGCCCTGCTGCACACGGCACTGGCCTGCGCCGCCTGCCTGCCCGCATGGTGGCTGGCGGGGGCATGTTCCGGCACGGAGTGGGCCGCGCCCACCCTGCACCCTGCCGTACGGCTGGCCCTGGGCGTGCCCCTGGCCGCCCTGCTGTACCTGGTCCTTGCACTGTGCTGCCGCAGCCATGACGCCCGCGCGCTGCTGCGCGTTGTGCGAAGCGGCAAAACAGGCTAG